From one Lotus japonicus ecotype B-129 chromosome 3, LjGifu_v1.2 genomic stretch:
- the LOC130747454 gene encoding organ-specific protein P4-like, which translates to MRSALALLPLLFLFLFASTVESRKDQGEYWKMIMKDEEMPEGIQGLLQLKSEIKPGKNSEHKCDEEHVVTNNEYIIEKKVFTEELEPRSNISAYDDDHVDTKGNKKYMEDLEPRPNLSAYDDDHVDKKGNKKYMEDLEPRPNLSAYDDDHIDTKGDKKYMERIWNLGQTFQLITTK; encoded by the exons ATGAGATCTGCTCTTGCATTGCTTCCTTTGCTCTTCCTTTTCTTG TTTGCTAGCACTGTAGAATCAAGAAAAGATCAAGGAGAATATTGGAAAATGATCATGAAAGATGAGGAAATGCCCGAAGGAATTCAAGGCCTTCTTCAATTGAAGTCTGAGATTAAACCAGGAAAGAACTCCGAACACAAATGTGATGAAGAGCATGTGGTTACAAACAATGAATATATCATAGAGAAAAAGGTGTTCACCGAAGAATTGGAGCCAAGATCCAACATTTCAGCTTATGATGATGACCATGTTGACACAAAGGGAAATAAGAAATACATGGAGGATTTGGAACCTAGGCCAAACTTATCAGCTTATGATGATGACCACGTTGATAAAAAGGGGAATAAGAAATACATGGAGGATTTGGAACCTAGGCCAAACCTTTCAGCTTATGATGATGATCACATTGATACAAAGGGGGATAAGAAATACATGGAGAGGATTTGGAACCTAGGCCAAACGTTTCAGCTTATAACGACTAAGTGA